In Phaeobacter inhibens DSM 16374, the following proteins share a genomic window:
- the sthA gene encoding Si-specific NAD(P)(+) transhydrogenase, which yields MTDFNYDLIIIGSGPSGRTAAIQAGKLHRRVLVIDRKDRLGGVSVHTGTVPSKTLRETVLNLSGWRERSFYGRAYRVKDQIQAEDLKARLHMTLDHEVDVLEHQFNRNHVEVLPGLARFVGPNEVEVATEAGDTTRVTGEKFLIATGTRTYRPEYVPFNGKTVVDGDEFLEMEEIPRSLVVVGAGVIGVEYATMFSALDVRVTLIEPRDTFLDFIDSTLIQDFTHQIRENGVDLRLGSAITKIEDEGSHIEVSLENGRHVRGDMLLFAAGRMGNTEALNLEAVGLETDHRGRLSVDRKSYQTPVPHIYATGDVIGHPSLASTSLQQGRVAACHALETPTLPESPWFPYGIYSVPEMSTCGMSEEELQERGIPYEIGIARFRETSRGHIMGLEHGMLKMLFSLKTRRVLGVQIVGEGATELIHIAQAVLNLKGTVDYFVQNTFNYPTLAEAYKIAGLDAFNRMPIPDEFKVKKSDAENSKPAAKGKSAAKAKPTKAAE from the coding sequence ATGACAGATTTCAACTACGATCTCATCATTATCGGCTCCGGCCCATCAGGCCGGACCGCAGCCATTCAGGCTGGGAAACTGCACCGACGTGTACTGGTCATCGATCGCAAGGATCGGCTGGGTGGTGTCTCGGTCCACACTGGCACCGTGCCGTCGAAAACCCTACGCGAAACGGTACTGAACCTCTCCGGCTGGCGCGAGCGCAGTTTCTACGGGCGCGCCTACCGAGTGAAGGACCAGATTCAGGCAGAGGATCTGAAGGCTCGCCTGCATATGACGCTCGACCATGAGGTCGACGTGCTGGAACACCAGTTCAATCGCAACCATGTTGAGGTTCTGCCCGGCCTTGCCCGTTTTGTCGGCCCGAACGAGGTCGAAGTCGCAACCGAAGCAGGTGATACCACTCGCGTGACCGGCGAGAAATTCCTGATCGCGACCGGCACACGCACCTATCGTCCGGAATACGTGCCCTTCAACGGAAAAACCGTGGTCGATGGCGATGAATTCCTTGAGATGGAGGAAATCCCCCGCTCACTGGTTGTCGTTGGTGCGGGCGTGATTGGCGTCGAATATGCCACCATGTTCTCCGCCCTTGATGTGCGTGTGACCTTGATCGAGCCACGCGACACCTTCCTTGACTTCATCGACAGCACACTGATTCAGGACTTTACCCATCAGATCCGCGAGAATGGTGTCGATCTACGGCTTGGCTCGGCCATCACCAAGATCGAGGACGAAGGCAGCCATATTGAGGTAAGTCTCGAAAACGGACGTCATGTGCGTGGCGACATGCTGCTGTTTGCCGCTGGTCGCATGGGCAATACCGAGGCGCTTAATCTTGAGGCCGTCGGGCTGGAGACGGATCACCGCGGCCGCCTCAGCGTGGATCGCAAATCCTATCAGACCCCGGTGCCGCATATCTATGCCACCGGCGATGTGATCGGTCACCCCTCGCTGGCCTCGACCTCGCTGCAACAGGGGCGGGTTGCGGCCTGTCACGCGCTGGAAACCCCCACCCTGCCGGAAAGCCCGTGGTTCCCATACGGAATCTACTCGGTGCCCGAAATGTCAACCTGCGGCATGTCCGAAGAGGAACTGCAGGAACGCGGCATCCCCTATGAGATCGGTATCGCCCGGTTCCGCGAAACCTCGCGCGGGCATATCATGGGGTTGGAACATGGTATGCTGAAAATGTTGTTCTCCCTCAAAACCCGCCGGGTTCTGGGCGTCCAGATTGTCGGCGAAGGCGCAACGGAGCTGATCCACATTGCGCAGGCGGTGCTGAACCTGAAAGGCACCGTGGATTACTTCGTTCAGAACACCTTCAACTACCCGACCCTGGCAGAGGCTTATAAGATCGCCGGCCTTGATGCCTTCAACCGGATGCCCATCCCTGATGAGTTCAAGGTGAAGAAATCAGACGCGGAGAACTCCAAGCCCGCCGCCAAGGGCAAATCGGCAGCCAAGGCGAAGCCGACTAAGGCTGCGGAGTAA